TTCCCGTCCACCTGCTTCACCTTCGCGATCCTGCTCGGCTGGGGCCTCGGCCCGGCGGTGGTGGTGCAGGCGCTGGGGGTGATCGTCTCGGGCTGGCGGATGCGGCACGCACCGTGGCGGACGGCGTTCAACGTCGGCCAGTACGCGTGCGCCCTCGCCGCCGCCTACGGGGTGATCCAGCTCGGGTCGGGCGCCATCTTCTCCGGCGGTCGGCTGCACTGGACCGACGTGGCTGCCGTCGGCGGCGCCACCCTGGCCTGGTTCGTCGTCAACTATGGGCTGGTCAGCTGGGCGGTACGGCTGCGCTTCGGTGACCGGTGGTGGCCCACCCTCCGCCAGGGCCTCGGCTTCGAGTTGCTCTCCACCGGCTCGCTGCTGCTGCTCGCCCCAGTGCTGGTCGCCGCCGCGCGTGTCAGTGCGGCGCTGATCCCGCTGGTGCTGGTGCCGCTCTTCGCCGTCTACCGGATGGCCCGGCTGACCGTCGAGCAGCAGCACCTCGCCGCCGCCGACCCGTTGACCGGGCTGCCCAACCGCAAGGCGTTGCTGGTCGAGGTGGCCGAGCAGGTGCACCTGCACGCCGAGCGGACGGCCCGCGGCGAACCCGACGGCCAGTTGGCGCTGCTGCTGATCGACCTGGACCGCTTCAAGAACGTCAACGACGCCCTCGGGCACGCCGTGGGCGACCGGCTGCTGGTCGAGGTCAGCGCCCGGCTCTCCGACGTGCAGCCGCGACCGCAGATGATCGCCCGGCTCGGGGGCGACGAGTTCGCCATCGTCATGACCGGGCTGACCGACGTCGGTCAGGCGCGGGAGTTGGCCGACCGGGTGGTCCAGGCACTGGACGAGCCGGTGCCCCTCGACGGGCTGCCGTTGGACGTGGGCGGGTCGATCGGGATCGCCCTCTTCCCGGAGCACGGCGAGGATTTCGCCACCCTGATGCGCCACGCCGACGTGGCGATGTACGACGCCAAGCACCGTAACGACACGGTGGCTGTCTACGCGCCGGAGTCCGACCACAACTCCGCCGAGCGACTCGGTCTCCTCGCCGACCTGCGCCGGGTGCTGGAGTCCAGCCCGTCGGCCGAACTGTTCGACGCCGAGCAGGCGGGTCAGCGCCACGCCGAGGGCGCACCCGAGCAGGTCCAGCATGCCGAGCACGGCCAGCACGGCCAGCACGGCCAGCACGGTCAGGACGCCGAGCAGGGCGAGCACGGCGAGCAGGCTGACGCTAACGGCCGGGACGGTGTGCCGGGCGAGGTGGCCGGCGCGGAGCGGATGGTCGACGTACCCCTCGCCGTGACGGCGGAGGTGCGCGGCGGTGACGGGGCGGCGCTGCCCACCGGTGCTCCGGCCGAGGCCGCGCCACACGCGGACCCGGCGTCGGTGATCGCCACGACACCGCGGGCCGGCGGCCGGTGGTGGGGACGCCGTCGGCGCAACGACGCCGAACTGGTGCACGCCGATGAGCTGATCAACCGGATCGCCACCGGGGCCGACCCGATCCGGGGCCGCAACACCCGTGCCACGGTCACCGGCACCCGCCCGGGCCCGGCCGGGGGCGGCGCGCCGGGGGCGGGAACGGTCGGTGGTCATCGAACGGAAGCGCGGTGGCCGCGATGGGCGACGGCGGCCCCGGGTCTCGGAGCGACGTCGGGCCGGGCGCACCAGGGCAACCGCTCGAACCGACCGGGTGGGCGCACGCGGACGGTGAGCCGGCCGACGACGCCGGAGAGATCACCATGTACTACCAGCCGCAGATCGCGATCGCGACCGGCGAGGTGGTCGGTGTCGAGGCCCTCCTGCGGTGGCGGCACCCGCGGCGGGGCATGGTCGACCCGGAGGAACTCATCCGGGTCGCCGAGCAGAGCGCCGTGATGCGGCTGCTCACCCGTCGGGTGGTCGACGACGTGGTCGAGCAGCTCGCCAAGTGGTCAGCGGCCGGTATCGGCCTGCGCGCGGCGTTGAACGTCAGCGTGCGCGACCTGCACACCGGCGAGATCGCCGACCAGATCGCCGACCGGCTGGCCCGCTACGGGGTGCCGGCCGAGCGGCTGCAGGTGGAGATCACCGAAGGTGCGTTGATGGCCGACCCGCGCCGGGTGCTGGCCACCATCTCGCGGCTGCACCGGATCGGGGTGGGCATCGCGCTGGACGACTTCGGCACCGGTTACTCCTCCCTGCAGCACCTGCGGCGGTTGCCGCTGTCCGAGGTGAAGGTGGACCGGTCGTTCGTGCTCGGCATGGCGGACGACGCCGACGACGCGGCGATCGTCCGGTCGATGATCGAGCTGGCCGGCGCTCTGGGGCTGCGGGTGGTCGCCGAGGGCGTCGAGGACGAGCGGACCTGGCGGATGCTGCACGCCGCCGGCTGCGACGCCGCTCAGGGCTGGTTCTACGCCCGGCCCATGCCCGCCGAGGAACTGGTCACCTGGCTGGCCCGGTACCGGCCGGTTCGCCCGACGGGCGGGCACCCGCAAGCGGACGCGGCGCGTCGACCCACCCGCTGACCCGCCCGCCAACACGGCACGAGGGCCGGCGAAGGGGGAGTCGGGGACGCGGCACCGGAGCGGAACAATAGACTCGCTCCGGTCACCGCGCGTCACGCTCCACCCATCGCGCGGCCGGCACACCGCCCGACCAGCAGGACATCAGAAGGGGGCACGGATGGCCGCCATCTCCCGCGAGGAGGTCGCGCACCTGGCGCGCCTGTCGCGGCTCGCCGTCACCGAGGAGGAGCTGGACACGTTCGCCGGCCAGCTCGACGTGATCCTCCAGGCGGTCGCCCAGGTCGGCGAGGTCGCTGCCGCGGACATTCCGCCGACCTCGCACTCGGTGCCGCTGACCAACATCTTCCGCGAGGACGTGGTCACGCCGTGCCTGACCCCGCAGGAGGCGCTGTCCGGCGCGCCCGACGCCGAGGACCAGCGGTTCCGCGTACCGCGGATCCTGACCGAGGATGTGGCCTCATGAGCGAGCGTGAGCGAGCGAATCATCGATGCAGCGCGCTGGTGCCTCATGGCGTCGCGGAGCGAAGCGGAGTGACGGCATGAGCGATCTCACCAGAATGACCGCGACGGAGATCGCGGCCCTGGTCGCCGGCGGCGAGACCTCCGCCGTCGAGGTGACCCAGGCGCACCTGGACCGGATCGCCGCGGTCGACGACCGGGTGCACGCCTTCCTGCACGTGGACACCGACGGCGCGCTCGCCGCGGCCCGCGCGGTGGACGAGCGCCGGGCCGCCGGCGAGGACCTGGGCCCCCTCGCGGGTGTGCCGGTCGCGGTCAAGGACGTGCTCGCCACCCGGGGTGTGCCGACCACCGTGGGGTCGAAGATCCTGGAGGGCTGGCGCCCGCCGTACGACGCGACGATCGTGCAGCGGTTGCGCGAAGCCGGCACGGTGATGCTCGGCAAGACCAACATGGATGAGTTCGCGATGGGCTCCTCCACCGAATACTCGGCGTACGGCGCGACGCACAACCCGTGGGACCTGAGCCGGATCCCGGGTGGCTCGGGTGGTGGCAGCGCCGCCGCGCTGGCCGCGTACGAGGCGCCGCTGGCGATCGGCTCGGACACCGGCGGCTCGATCCGCCAGCCCGGCGCGGTCACCGGCACCGTGGGCGCGAAGCCCACCTACGGCGGCACCTCCCGCTACGGGCTGGTCGCGTTCTCCTCGTCGCTCGACACCCCCGGCCCGTGTGCCCGGACGGTCCTCGACGCGGCCCTGCTGCACCAGGTGATCGGCGGGCACGACCCGCGTGACTCCACCTCGATTCCGCAGCCCGTGCCGGACGTGGTGGCGGCGGCGAAGCTCGGCGCGACCGGCGACCTGACCGGTGTGCGGCTCGGCATCGTGACCGAGTTCGTCGGCGAGGGCGCCGAGCCGGGTGTCATGGCCGCGTTCCGCGAGTCGGTGGACGCCCTCGCGAAGCTGGGTGCGGAGATCGTCGAGGTGTCCTGCCCGACGTTCGCGTACGCGCTGCCGGCGTACTACCTGATCGCGCCGAGCGAGTGCTCCTCCAACCTGGCCCGGTTCGACGGCGTCCGGTTCGGCCTGCGGGTCGGCGACGACGGCAACCGGTCGCTGGAGGAGGTCATGTCGCTGACCCGGGAGGCCGGCTTCGGCCCGGAGGTCAAGCGCCGCATCATGATCGGCACGTACGCGCTGTCGTCGGGTTACTACGACGCGTACTACGGGCAGGCGCAGAAGGTCCGGACGCTCATCACCCGGGACTTCAACGCCGCGTTCGAGCGGGTCGACGCGCTGATCTCGCCGACCACCCCGTCGGTGGCGTTCCCGATGGGCGCACGGACGGCCGACCCGTACCAGATGTACCTGGCCGACCTGTACACCATCCCGACCAACCTGTACGGCGGGCCGGGCATCTCGGTGCCCTGCGGCATCTCCGAGGGGCTGCCTGTCGGCCTGCAGGTGATGGCTCCGACGATGGCCGACGACCGGATGTACCGGGTGGCCGCCGCGCTGGAGTCCGCCATCGGCACGTTCACCCCACCGGCACTGTGAGGCAGGAGCCCAGATGACGACGACGCTGCCCGCGTACGACGAGGTCGTTGCGCGTTACGAACCGGTGATCGGCCTGGAGACCCACGTCGAGCTGGGCACGAACACCAAGATGTTCTGTGGTTGCCCGACCGACTTCGGTGGCGAGCCGAACACCCGGGTCTGCCCGGTGTGCCTGGGCCTGCCTGGTTCGCTGCCGGTGGCCAACAAGGCGGCCATCGAGGCGATCATCCGGATCGGCCTGGCGTTGAACTGCTCGATCGCCGAGTGGTGCCGGTTCGCGCGGAAGAACTACTTCTACCCGGACATGCCGAAGAACTTCCAGATCAGCCAGTACGACGAGCCGATCTGTGTCGACGGTTACCTGGACGTCGAGGTCAACGGCGAGACGGTGCGGATCGAGATCGAGCGGGTGCACCTCGAGGAGGACACCGGCAAGACGCTGCACGTCGGTGGCGCGACCGGCCGCATCCACGGCGCGACCGAGTCGCTGGTCGACTACAACCGGGCCGGCATTCCGCTGGTCGAGATCGTCACCAAGCCCATCCCGGGCACCGGCGCGCTCGCCCCCGACGTGGCCAAGGCGTACGTCACCGAGCTGCGGGACGTGATCCGCACCCTCGGCGTCTCGGACGTGCGGATGGAGGAGGGTTCGCTGCGCTGCGACGTGAACACCTCGCTCAACCTGCCGGGGCAGGAGTGGGGCACCCGCACCGAGACCAAGAACGTCAACTCGCTGCGCTCGGTGGAGCGGGCGGTCCGCTCGGAGATGTTGCGGCAGGCTTCGGTGCTCGACGCGGGCGGCCGGATCACCCAGGAGACCCGGCACTTCCACGAGGACACCGGCGACACCACCTCCGGGCGCTCGAAGGAGACGGCCACAGACTACCGGTACTTCCCGGAGCCGGACCTGGTGCCGATCGCCCCGGACCCGGCCTGGGTCGCCGAGCTGAAGGCCGCCCTGCCGGAGCTGCCCCGGGTGCACCGGCGTCGGCTGCAGCAGCAGTGGGGGCTCTCCGACCTGGACATGCAGTCGGTGCTGAACGCCGGTGCGGTCGAGCTGATCGAGGCCACCGTGGCCGCCGGCACGACTCCGGCCGCGGCCCGCAAGTGGTGGCTGGGTGAGCTGTCCCGCCGGGCCAACGAGAGCGGCGTGGAGCTGGCCGAGATCGGTGCGACTCCGGCGCAGGTCGCGGAGCTGCAGGGGTTGGTCGACGCCGGCAAGCTCAACGACAAGATGGCCCGCACGGTGCTGGAGGGTGTGGTCGATGGTGAGGGCTCGCCCACCGAGATCATGACCAGCCGGGGCCTGGAGGTCGTCTCGGACACCGGCGCGCTGACCGCGGCCGTGGACGAGGCGATCGCCGCCAACCCGGGCATCGCCGACAAGATCCGCAGCGGCAAGGTCGCGGCGGTCGGCGCGCTGGTCGGCGCGGTCATGAAGACCACACGCGGTCAGGCCGACGCGAAGACCCTGCGGGAGCTGATCCTGGAGCGCCTCGGCGTCGAGGGCTGACCGGCACACCGCACCCCCGGCCGCCTCGGGCGGCGTGATCCGCACCCCCTCGCGAGGGCGTCAACGGCGACGCCTGGATGGAGCCACCGTGACCCAGCACGACCTCGATGTCCTCGGCGAGATCCAGCGGCGGGTGCTCTGGCTCGCCACCCGGATCGTGGACGCGGCCAACCACGACCGGGCCACCGGCGACGGTGTGAAGGTCGGCGGCCATCAGGCGTCCAGCGCGTCCCTGGTCACGGCGATGACCGCGCTCTGGTTCGCGCATCTGGACGCCGAGGACCGGGTCGCGGTGAAGCCGCACGCGTCCCCGGTGTTCCACGCCATCCAGTACCTGCTCGGCAACCTGGACCGCTCCTACCTGCCCCGGCTGCGGGCCCGTGGCGGTCTCCAGTCGTACCCGTCGCGCACGAAGGACCCGGACGAGGTGGACTTCTCCACCGGGTCGGTCGGCCTGGGCGCGGCGGCGCCGCTCTTCGCCGCCGCCACCCGGCGGTACGTCGACGCGCACTTCGGTGCCCGCCCGCACTCGCGGTTCGTGGCGCTGATCGGTGATGCCGAGCTGGACGAGGGCAACATCTGGGAGGCGGTCGCCGACCCCGCCACCACCGGGCTGGGCAACGTCATGTGGCTGGTCGACTTCAACCGCCAGTCGCTGGACCGCGTGGTGCCGGGCATCCGGATCAACCAGTGGCGGGGTCAGTTCGAGGCGGCCGGCTGGCACGTCGTGGAGGTCAAGTACGGCCGCCGGCTCGCCGAGGCGTACGCCCGACCGGGTGGCGAGGCGCTGCGCGACTGGATCGACGCGATGCCCAACGAGCAGTACCAGTCGCTGTTCGGGCTGGCCGGTCCGGCGCTGCGCAAGCAGTTCCTGGACGGCGCGCCAGCCGGCATCGACGAGCTGATCGGCCACGTCGACGACGAGGAGTTGGGCCCGCTCGTCACCGACCTGGGCGGGCACGACCTGCAGGCGATGCTCGACGCGTACGCCCAGTGCGACGCGGTCACCGACCGGCCCAGCGTCGTCTTCGCGTACACCGTGAAGGGTTGGGGGTTGCCCATCGCCGGCAACCCGCGTAACCATTCCGCGCTGCTCAGCTCCGAGCAGGTCGACACGCTGCGCGCCGCGCAGGGGTTGACCCGCGAGACCGAGTGGGACCGCCTCGACCCGGCGTCACCGGCCGGGATCCGGGCCGGCGCCCGCCGGGAGGCGCTGTCCCGCGCGCCCCGCGAGCGCGCGTTGGGGGTCACCGTTCCGGAAAGCACGGGAGTACGCGCAACCAAGCCGATCTCCACGCAGGAGGTCTTCGGTCGGGTGCTGGTGGACCTGGCTCGGGACCGGGAGGTAGGCCGCTACCTGGTGACCACCGCCCCGGACGTGGCCACCTCCACCAACCTGGCCGGCTTCATCAACAAGACCGGGGTGTTCGCCCCCACCGAGCAGCGATCCTGGACCGAGGACCGGATGCTGCGCTGGACGGAGAGCCCTTCCGGGCAGCACATCGAGCTGGGCATCTCGGAGATGAACCTGTTCCTCCTGCTCGGCCAGCTCGGCCTGTCCTGGGACCTGTCCGGGCAGCCGCTGCTGCCGGTGGGAACGGTCTACGACCCGTTCGTGCTGCGGGGCCTCGACGCGTTCCTGTACGGCACGTACTCCGGCTCACGGTTCGTGGTGGCCGGCACCCCGTCGGGCATCACCCTGGCTCCCGAGGGTGGCGCCCACCAGTCCACCATCACCGCGTCGGTCGGCCTGGAGCTGCCCGGCGTGACCTTCGTCGAGCCGGCGTACGCCGGCAGCCTGGACTGGCTGCTCTGCGACGCGCTCGGGCAGATCGCCGGCGGATCGTCGCCGGCCGCGACCGCCGCGCCGGCCGAGGACGGGGCGTACTACTTCCGGCTGAGCACCCGTCCACTGGACCAGGCGCCGTTCGAGGCGGCCCGGGCCCGGCTCGGCGATGCGGTGCTGCGCCGACAGGTGGTCGCCGGGGCGTACCGGCTGGTCGACGCGCATCAGGCGTACCCGCACCTGGCCGACGCCCCGGTGGTGCAGCTGGCCGCCTCCGGCGCGGTGCTGCCCGAGGTGCTGACCGCTGCGGCGGAGCTGGCCGAGGAGGGCGTCGCCGCGCACGTGGTCGACGTGACCTCGCTGGATCGGCTCTACCGGGCCTGGCAGCGCACCCTGCGTCAGGGCGTGCGGACGGCCACCGTGCCCAGCGTGCCGGGCGCGCTGCGGTCCGCGTTCGCCGATCGGGTGCCGGTGGTGACCGTGCACGACGCCGCGTCGCACGCCATGGCCTGGCTCGGCTCGGCGGTCGGCGCGCCGGCGGTGCCCCTCGGGGTGGACGAGTTCGGCCAGTCCGGCACCGTCTCCGAGCTGTACGAGTTGCACGACCTGCTGCCCGGCAGCATCGTCAACGCCGCCCTGGCCGCCATCGCCCTGCGCTGACCCCCGACTTCCGGCCCGCGTTCAGCTGGTCGGGGTCGGGGTCGGGGTCGGGGTCGGGGTGCCCGAGGGGGGCGTTGCGGCGGTGGGGTTCTCCACCACGTGCCGTTCCAGGTTGACCTGGGCCTGCCCGGTGCCGCCCACGGTTATGTCGTCGTACGCCTGGAGCATCTTCTGCTGGTCGAAGTAGAGCACGCTCATCGACAGTGGCGTCGGATTCTCGCCCTCCAGGCCACGCAGCCCGGCGCCGCCGGTGGAGCCCTCCACCATCAGCGTGGTGGGCTGCTGCCCGGGCGTCTGCGGCAGCTTGGAGATCTGCCGGGCGTGGGTGTGCCCGGCCAGCACCAGTGGGCAGGTGCCGGCGAGCGGTGCTGCCGACGCCGGGTCGTGCACGAGAGCGATGTTGACCGGTCGCGGCGA
The window above is part of the Micromonospora sp. LH3U1 genome. Proteins encoded here:
- a CDS encoding GGDEF domain-containing protein yields the protein MEVADPRNSLPPGRVAPFATFVVGILVVAALTAAVPLATLPGEVSRLPVAFWTMAALAVVCDARPFVPPGRRQTSAVFPSTCFTFAILLGWGLGPAVVVQALGVIVSGWRMRHAPWRTAFNVGQYACALAAAYGVIQLGSGAIFSGGRLHWTDVAAVGGATLAWFVVNYGLVSWAVRLRFGDRWWPTLRQGLGFELLSTGSLLLLAPVLVAAARVSAALIPLVLVPLFAVYRMARLTVEQQHLAAADPLTGLPNRKALLVEVAEQVHLHAERTARGEPDGQLALLLIDLDRFKNVNDALGHAVGDRLLVEVSARLSDVQPRPQMIARLGGDEFAIVMTGLTDVGQARELADRVVQALDEPVPLDGLPLDVGGSIGIALFPEHGEDFATLMRHADVAMYDAKHRNDTVAVYAPESDHNSAERLGLLADLRRVLESSPSAELFDAEQAGQRHAEGAPEQVQHAEHGQHGQHGQHGQDAEQGEHGEQADANGRDGVPGEVAGAERMVDVPLAVTAEVRGGDGAALPTGAPAEAAPHADPASVIATTPRAGGRWWGRRRRNDAELVHADELINRIATGADPIRGRNTRATVTGTRPGPAGGGAPGAGTVGGHRTEARWPRWATAAPGLGATSGRAHQGNRSNRPGGRTRTVSRPTTPERSPCTTSRRSRSRPARWSVSRPSCGGGTRGGAWSTRRNSSGSPSRAP
- a CDS encoding EAL domain-containing protein: MVGVEALLRWRHPRRGMVDPEELIRVAEQSAVMRLLTRRVVDDVVEQLAKWSAAGIGLRAALNVSVRDLHTGEIADQIADRLARYGVPAERLQVEITEGALMADPRRVLATISRLHRIGVGIALDDFGTGYSSLQHLRRLPLSEVKVDRSFVLGMADDADDAAIVRSMIELAGALGLRVVAEGVEDERTWRMLHAAGCDAAQGWFYARPMPAEELVTWLARYRPVRPTGGHPQADAARRPTR
- the gatC gene encoding Asp-tRNA(Asn)/Glu-tRNA(Gln) amidotransferase subunit GatC; the protein is MAAISREEVAHLARLSRLAVTEEELDTFAGQLDVILQAVAQVGEVAAADIPPTSHSVPLTNIFREDVVTPCLTPQEALSGAPDAEDQRFRVPRILTEDVAS
- the gatA gene encoding Asp-tRNA(Asn)/Glu-tRNA(Gln) amidotransferase subunit GatA; translated protein: MSDLTRMTATEIAALVAGGETSAVEVTQAHLDRIAAVDDRVHAFLHVDTDGALAAARAVDERRAAGEDLGPLAGVPVAVKDVLATRGVPTTVGSKILEGWRPPYDATIVQRLREAGTVMLGKTNMDEFAMGSSTEYSAYGATHNPWDLSRIPGGSGGGSAAALAAYEAPLAIGSDTGGSIRQPGAVTGTVGAKPTYGGTSRYGLVAFSSSLDTPGPCARTVLDAALLHQVIGGHDPRDSTSIPQPVPDVVAAAKLGATGDLTGVRLGIVTEFVGEGAEPGVMAAFRESVDALAKLGAEIVEVSCPTFAYALPAYYLIAPSECSSNLARFDGVRFGLRVGDDGNRSLEEVMSLTREAGFGPEVKRRIMIGTYALSSGYYDAYYGQAQKVRTLITRDFNAAFERVDALISPTTPSVAFPMGARTADPYQMYLADLYTIPTNLYGGPGISVPCGISEGLPVGLQVMAPTMADDRMYRVAAALESAIGTFTPPAL
- the gatB gene encoding Asp-tRNA(Asn)/Glu-tRNA(Gln) amidotransferase subunit GatB; translated protein: MTTTLPAYDEVVARYEPVIGLETHVELGTNTKMFCGCPTDFGGEPNTRVCPVCLGLPGSLPVANKAAIEAIIRIGLALNCSIAEWCRFARKNYFYPDMPKNFQISQYDEPICVDGYLDVEVNGETVRIEIERVHLEEDTGKTLHVGGATGRIHGATESLVDYNRAGIPLVEIVTKPIPGTGALAPDVAKAYVTELRDVIRTLGVSDVRMEEGSLRCDVNTSLNLPGQEWGTRTETKNVNSLRSVERAVRSEMLRQASVLDAGGRITQETRHFHEDTGDTTSGRSKETATDYRYFPEPDLVPIAPDPAWVAELKAALPELPRVHRRRLQQQWGLSDLDMQSVLNAGAVELIEATVAAGTTPAAARKWWLGELSRRANESGVELAEIGATPAQVAELQGLVDAGKLNDKMARTVLEGVVDGEGSPTEIMTSRGLEVVSDTGALTAAVDEAIAANPGIADKIRSGKVAAVGALVGAVMKTTRGQADAKTLRELILERLGVEG
- a CDS encoding transketolase-like TK C-terminal-containing protein; the protein is MTQHDLDVLGEIQRRVLWLATRIVDAANHDRATGDGVKVGGHQASSASLVTAMTALWFAHLDAEDRVAVKPHASPVFHAIQYLLGNLDRSYLPRLRARGGLQSYPSRTKDPDEVDFSTGSVGLGAAAPLFAAATRRYVDAHFGARPHSRFVALIGDAELDEGNIWEAVADPATTGLGNVMWLVDFNRQSLDRVVPGIRINQWRGQFEAAGWHVVEVKYGRRLAEAYARPGGEALRDWIDAMPNEQYQSLFGLAGPALRKQFLDGAPAGIDELIGHVDDEELGPLVTDLGGHDLQAMLDAYAQCDAVTDRPSVVFAYTVKGWGLPIAGNPRNHSALLSSEQVDTLRAAQGLTRETEWDRLDPASPAGIRAGARREALSRAPRERALGVTVPESTGVRATKPISTQEVFGRVLVDLARDREVGRYLVTTAPDVATSTNLAGFINKTGVFAPTEQRSWTEDRMLRWTESPSGQHIELGISEMNLFLLLGQLGLSWDLSGQPLLPVGTVYDPFVLRGLDAFLYGTYSGSRFVVAGTPSGITLAPEGGAHQSTITASVGLELPGVTFVEPAYAGSLDWLLCDALGQIAGGSSPAATAAPAEDGAYYFRLSTRPLDQAPFEAARARLGDAVLRRQVVAGAYRLVDAHQAYPHLADAPVVQLAASGAVLPEVLTAAAELAEEGVAAHVVDVTSLDRLYRAWQRTLRQGVRTATVPSVPGALRSAFADRVPVVTVHDAASHAMAWLGSAVGAPAVPLGVDEFGQSGTVSELYELHDLLPGSIVNAALAAIALR